Genomic DNA from uncultured Acetobacterium sp.:
CCTTCTGAATGGATTAATCAGAAGGCTAAAGGAATCAATGAATTATTAAATGGGATTAAGCATAATGATTCATTGAGATTAACCGATTACAAAGAGATGAGCTGTGTTACCTGCTATGACAAGCGGGAAGCTCATGAACAAGTTTGGAATTTACTTGTATACACCAGAAACCCTTTAAAAAATGAGACAACAAATTATCTCATTTCAGATATTATCACTGATTTTACGAAATGTCAATTGACATTTAAAATATTTTTAGGCAGATCCTTGCTGATGAGCTCTATTTTCGCAAGGTGTTGTGCGCCGTTACTAAAAGTCAGTCGGGTATGTTTGGGCAGAAATCCCATTGAGTTGCATATACTCTTGGCGGTAATAAATGAGCAGGGTACCAATTGGTTTTTCATACTGATCAAAAAATGATTTTTCGACTGTGAAAACGGCGGTATCAGTTGGAAGCTTTAAAAACTCGGCAACGATGGGGGGGGGCGTTTCACCATATACTTTCAGTTTTTGATGATAAGTGAAGGATTTCAGAAAGCCCTCGATTTTATCAGGAGCTGAAAATGACGAGGATGGTCTATTGCTAGTTGGCTCCAGATTTTTTTGCGAGAAAATTTTATAGAGTAAAAAACCGGCCGGTATTTTTCCAACGACAATCAGTTGCGGAAGAAAAAGGATTTTTGTAGCTGACGGATCACTCGGCGACGGCGGAAAAGACCAGCTATTGCCAGTTAGCGGTTCAATACCGATGGTCGTGATTTTTTCACCCTGATAGATTAATTCAAATGGATTAAAAGCAATCATGTAATTATTGTATTTGGGAATGCTGACATAGTAGCCAATGCGCTGAATCGCATAGAGATAGCCCTTGCTGACAAGCTGATTGAGTGCTTTTTTTACAGAAGATTTGCTAGTGCCGTAAAGTTCTGAAAACTCGGATTCAGTAGGCAATTTATCGCCAGGATGGAGAGCGCCAGATTTTATTTTTTTGATGATATCTTCCTGAATTAGCTGATAGATTTGTTGCTTCATTTATTCTCCTAAGATTGAATCGCCTTCAATGAGGAAATATTGATGATGGCAATAGAGTCGTCCCCAACCAATGGGATGGCCATCGGGATTCAGTATTTTTTGTTCAATGATGAAGACGGGGGCGGGGGAATCCATTTTAAGCACCTGCTGAACGTCTGTTGCGGGAAGTTCCATACGTATGGAGACTTCACGATGGATATCAAAAACTGAGGTGCGATTGGCAATGATTTCCGGAAAGGTGATGTAGTTAATTTCTTTTTCGACAATGGGAATTCCGGTAAAATAGGGAATATATTTGATATCAAAAGCAACTGGTTTTTGGTCGGAATAGAGGAGATGTTTAATCACAACAATGCGTTTATCTGGTGAGATTCGTAGTTGATAGATCAACTCGGCATCCGGTTTGACAATATCTACCTCGATCAACTGACTTTCTTTGATTTTGCCCTTAATGATTTCCAGTTCATTCAAGGTAAATTGAAATTGATCGATGTTAAGTTTGCGGGCAAAGTATCCTTTTCCGGGGACAGTGTATAGGATTTTTTCATGAACCAGAATACTCAAGGCCTTACGAACAGTCATGCGGCTGACCTGATATTGTTTTGCCAGCGAATTCTCTGAAGGAAGCGGGGCATTGGCAGCAATAAAACCTTGAAGAATCTGGGCACGTATATCTTCTGAAATCTTTATATATATAGGTGTCGCCATAATGTTCTCACTTATTTCTTTATCCACGATTGAATGATTCCCTGACCTTCGGAAGCATCACGGGAGAAGGCATCAGCCCCGATAAACTGAAATGTTTCCGGAGTTAAAGGGTTGCCGCCGATGATGATTTTTAAGTTTTTCCGCAAATGATGCATCTCGATGAGATCAACTGTTTCCTTCATGCTTTTGATGGCGATATGCAAAACACCGCTGAGCGCAAGAATGTCGGGTTTGTGTTTGATAATCTCGTCAACAAAGGTCTGAGGCGATACATCAACACCAAGGTCAATGACACGAAAGCCACCTGATTTAGCGAGACTTGCGAAAAGATCCTTCCCGATATCGTGGAGATCCCCTTTGACAGTACCGATCAGGAGCGTCGCAATAGTCGTTTGACTGGCGGTGTTTTGAGCAGGTTGCATTCGTTCCTGGGAAAGAATTTCTTTAAAAATAATCCCGGACATCATTAAATCGGCAATAAAATAATTTCCGATTTCATATTCTTTGCCCACATAGTCCATGCCAATTTTAAGGATTTCAATGATTTCATTAGCCGACAGACCAGCGTCAAAAGCCTGATCAACCAGCATTAATATTTCTTTTTCTTTGACTTCCCGGACTGCTTGTATCAGCAAATCTTTCATGAAAAACCCTCAACTTCTACGATTTATCACAGTATAACAAAAAATAACCGTTCACACAAATGATTCATCAGCAATCATTCAATTACAACTGTAAACTGAAAAAATAATTAAATCAATGGTCTTAATATTTTGTAGATTAAGCACTTGATTTGTAGTTTTTTATAGGCCGAAATGAAACAAAAAAACTATGGGAGTTAAAAAGCTAAATATTACGCTTGGCATGAAGTTGACCTAAGGGTTTATAGTGGGTTTATAGATAAAATACTGATTGGAGAAAAACGATGAAATTAGCAGTAATAACGGGTAGTCCTCATAAAAAAGGAACAACGGCTTTATTGGCCGATAAATTTATACAAGGGGCAAAAGAAGCGGGACATGAGGTATTCCGATTTGATGCCGCTTTTGAAAATGTCAAACCATGTTTGGCTTGTGAGTATTGTTCAAGTCACGATGGGGAATGTATTCACAAAGATTCGATGAATGACTTGAGTAAGCAGCTGGTGGAAACCGAACTGATTATCTTTGTGACGCCGCTGTACTATTTTGGTATGTCAGCCCAGATCAAAGCCGTCATCGACCGATTCCATGCCAGCAATGCCAAAATTGCTGGCAATAAAAAAACGATGCTGTTAGCCGCTACCTATGGCGCCGATGATTGGACGATGGAAGGGTTGGAGAAAATGTACGAATCGATGTTGCGTTTTCTTGCCTGGGAAGATGCCGGACAACTCATTGCAATTGGATGCCCTGCTCGAGAGGTGCTGGAACAAACCGATTACCCTCAGCAGGCTTATGAAATGGGGAAAAAATTATAATAAATTTTGGAGGATAAAATTATGCCAGTGATTACATTAGAAGCGGGAAAACTGAATACGGATCAAAAGAGACAATTGGTCAGGGAATTTACCGATACCGCCGCAAAAGTGATGCAAATACCGGAACAGGCTTTCATCGTCTTCTTGAAAGAAAATGAAATGGAGAATATCGGAGCTGGCGGTGAGCTGCTATCAGAAAGACAAGCCTAAAAAAACGATAATTTTCTGATATGCTTGATTATTTCGATCGAATGATGCCATATATGCTAAAAAAGCATGGTGAAAGGAGAAAACCGATGACGATTAAGGAAGCCGCTGAAAGAACCGGCATTTCGATTGACAATTTGCGTTATTACGAGCGGATGGGCTTGTTTCCGGAAATCCCGAGAAATTCATCTGGGATGAGGGATTATGATGAGATGTCATTGCACTGGATTGACTTTGCCATGCGCTTTAAACGCGGCGGCATGTCGTTGGAGGCTATTCGGGAATATATTCAACTGGGCGCTGCAGGGTGAAGTCACAAAGCCAGCAAGAAAAGAAATCTTACTGGATGCAAAAAAAGACTCGGAGAAAAAAATGGCTGAAATCCAGGAAAGTCTGGATGTCATCAACTATAAACTGGATACCTACAAACAGAAATGCGAACCGATTACGATGGAAATGGTCAATGCCTGGAAAGAACACAAGCATCAAATAAACGATGAATCATTGCGAAGATGCCATTAAATCAGGTAGTGGTTGTGCTTGGGGTTATGACACAGAATGTCATTATCGGTGACTTTTCTGGCCAGAAGAATCGGAAAGATCGCAAGCGATCTGAAAAATGAATTGACCAAATAAATGAAAATAACGATTTAAAAAAATGGAGGAAACGATGATTTGCAATAATTTTCAGGACAAAAAACTCTCAGCCCTTGGTTTTGGGGGCATGCGTCTCCCAACAATTGGTGAAGGCTTTAGTGCTCCGATCAATGAGGAGTCAATGAGGAAGAAACAGCAAAGATGGTAGATTATGCCATTAAGAATGGAGTGAACTACTTTGATACGGCTTATGCCTACCATGGCGGCGTATCCGAAACCGTGTTGGGAAAGATTCTCGAAAATTATCCCCGGGACAGCTATTATCTGGCCAGTAAATTTCCGGGATATGAAGTCAGAGAAAGCTGGGATGCAAAAGCCCAGTTTGAGGAGCAGCTGGAAAAATGTGGCGTCGATTATTTTGACTTTTATCTGATCCATAACGTCTATGAACGAAACATCGATGTCTATTTTGACGAACGCTGAGGAATTGTTGAGTATCTGATTGAACAGAAGAAAAACGGCCGGATCAAGCATCTGGGTTTTTCGACCCATGGGCTGAAGCCAACCATTGAGCGTTTTATTGAACGCTACGGCGAACACATGGAATTTTGTCAGATTCAGCTGAATTATCTGGACTGGAAATTACAGAAGGCCAATGAAATCTATGCGATGCTGGTCGAAAAGAATATACCCATTTGGGTGATGGAGCCGGTTCGAGGCGGGGCTCTGGCCAATTTTGACGATGAAAAAACAGCTAAGCTTCGTGAACTGCGACCAGATGAAAACACCGCAGCCTGGGCCTTCCGCTTTCTCCAGGGATTATCGGGTGTGGTAGTGACCCTGTCAGGAATGTCAACGCTGGAACAGGTGGAGGAAAACATCAAAACCTATAAATCGATTAAACCGCTGACAGAACAGGAACAATCTGTGATTGCAGAAATCAGAGATAGTATGCTCGAGATGCTGCCCTGTACGGCCTGTAAATATTGCTGTTCAGAGTGTCCCAAAGAACTGGATATTCCAACTCTTCTGCATCATTATAATGATCATAAATTCCAGCCGGGCTTTATTGCACCGATGGCCATTGCCGGAATGCCGGAGGAAAAACGACCGGGTGCTTGCATTGAATGTGGTCAATGTAAACAGGTCTGCCCGCAGAATATTGATATCCCCACAGCTTTGAAAGATTTCCAGAAAATGCTGGATGAAGGATCGGCCTGGGGTTGATGCTTTTTCAGTTTGACAAAAGAGCAGCTGATGAAGCAAAAGCATCAAGTAGAATAAAAAAACAGTAGAAAGAAGGAAAAAATATGAACAATAAGAAAATTTTAGTAGCCTATTTTTCAGCAAGTGGGGTAACTGCTAAAGTCGCTAAGACACTTGCCTAGGCGACCAATGCAGATATTTTCGAAATCAGACCAGAAGTACCCTATACACAGGCAG
This window encodes:
- a CDS encoding GntR family transcriptional regulator yields the protein MKQQIYQLIQEDIIKKIKSGALHPGDKLPTESEFSELYGTSKSSVKKALNQLVSKGYLYAIQRIGYYVSIPKYNNYMIAFNPFELIYQGEKITTIGIEPLTGNSWSFPPSPSDPSATKILFLPQLIVVGKIPAGFLLYKIFSQKNLEPTSNRPSSSFSAPDKIEGFLKSFTYHQKLKVYGETPPPIVAEFLKLPTDTAVFTVEKSFFDQYEKPIGTLLIYYRQEYMQLNGISAQTYPTDF
- the dmpI gene encoding 4-oxalocrotonate tautomerase DmpI; this translates as MPVITLEAGKLNTDQKRQLVREFTDTAAKVMQIPEQAFIVFLKENEMENIGAGGELLSERQA
- a CDS encoding cobalamin-dependent protein (Presence of a B(12) (cobalamin)-binding domain implies dependence on cobalamin itself, in one of its several forms, or in some unusual lineages, dependence on a cobalamin-like analog.) — its product is MKDLLIQAVREVKEKEILMLVDQAFDAGLSANEIIEILKIGMDYVGKEYEIGNYFIADLMMSGIIFKEILSQERMQPAQNTASQTTIATLLIGTVKGDLHDIGKDLFASLAKSGGFRVIDLGVDVSPQTFVDEIIKHKPDILALSGVLHIAIKSMKETVDLIEMHHLRKNLKIIIGGNPLTPETFQFIGADAFSRDASEGQGIIQSWIKK
- a CDS encoding flavodoxin family protein: MKLAVITGSPHKKGTTALLADKFIQGAKEAGHEVFRFDAAFENVKPCLACEYCSSHDGECIHKDSMNDLSKQLVETELIIFVTPLYYFGMSAQIKAVIDRFHASNAKIAGNKKTMLLAATYGADDWTMEGLEKMYESMLRFLAWEDAGQLIAIGCPAREVLEQTDYPQQAYEMGKKL
- a CDS encoding 4Fe-4S dicluster domain-containing protein; amino-acid sequence: MLPCTACKYCCSECPKELDIPTLLHHYNDHKFQPGFIAPMAIAGMPEEKRPGACIECGQCKQVCPQNIDIPTALKDFQKMLDEGSAWG
- a CDS encoding MerR family transcriptional regulator, which encodes MTIKEAAERTGISIDNLRYYERMGLFPEIPRNSSGMRDYDEMSLHWIDFAMRFKRGGMSLEAIREYIQLGAAG
- a CDS encoding GntR family transcriptional regulator, with the translated sequence MATPIYIKISEDIRAQILQGFIAANAPLPSENSLAKQYQVSRMTVRKALSILVHEKILYTVPGKGYFARKLNIDQFQFTLNELEIIKGKIKESQLIEVDIVKPDAELIYQLRISPDKRIVVIKHLLYSDQKPVAFDIKYIPYFTGIPIVEKEINYITFPEIIANRTSVFDIHREVSIRMELPATDVQQVLKMDSPAPVFIIEQKILNPDGHPIGWGRLYCHHQYFLIEGDSILGE